The following are from one region of the Bactrocera oleae isolate idBacOlea1 chromosome 6, idBacOlea1, whole genome shotgun sequence genome:
- the LOC106621994 gene encoding peritrophin-1 has protein sequence MKFRVFLFVCAALVAATTSIAIEDGIVCPKEQTDVVQIPSPSNCGIFYKCERGRPIVNKCPQGLHYNTRIMVCDYPSSAQCVAVKSEQ, from the exons ATGAAATTCCGCGTATTTCTCTTTGTATGCGCTGCACTCGTCGCCGCCACTACCAGCATTGCTATTGAGGATGGCATCGTATGTCCCAAGGAACAAACGGATGTGGTGCAAATTCCGTCGCCCAGCAACTGTGGTATTTTCTACAAGTGTGAACGTGGGCGGCCAATAGTGAATAAATGTCCACAGGGCCTGCATTATAACACGCGTATCATG GTTTGTGACTATCCATCGAGTGCCCAATGTGTAGCTGTTAAATctgaacaataa